The following coding sequences are from one Lipingzhangella halophila window:
- the cofD gene encoding 2-phospho-L-lactate transferase, which translates to MRIVVPAGGIGGARFLRGLKATIKGGAGNNDDESTITVIGNTGDDITLFGLRICPDLDTVMYTLGDGINEAQGWGRSDETFVVKEELAAYGMQPTWFGLGDRDVATHIVRSQMMAAGYPLSAVTGALCDRWKPGVQLLPMTDDRVETHVLVEDGEGRRAIHFQEWWIRHRAALPASEIVLVGAEEAEPAPGVLEEIARADIVLLPPSNPVVSIGSILSVPGIRQALNDSVVVGVSPMIGGTAVRGMADACLAAINVESTAQAVAEHYGPDLLDGWLVDDVDADAHVKGTEIRSCPLYMSDPEATAAIAREALDLALELKRRQT; encoded by the coding sequence ATGCGGATAGTCGTACCGGCTGGTGGCATCGGAGGGGCGCGGTTCCTGCGCGGCCTCAAGGCGACGATCAAGGGCGGAGCAGGCAACAACGACGATGAGTCCACTATTACCGTCATCGGGAACACCGGTGACGACATAACCCTCTTCGGGCTCCGGATTTGTCCGGATCTGGACACGGTCATGTACACCCTGGGCGATGGGATCAACGAGGCCCAGGGCTGGGGACGCTCCGACGAGACCTTCGTGGTCAAGGAGGAACTCGCCGCGTACGGGATGCAGCCCACCTGGTTCGGCCTGGGCGACCGCGATGTCGCCACACACATCGTCCGGTCCCAGATGATGGCGGCCGGTTACCCGTTGTCCGCCGTCACCGGGGCACTCTGCGACCGGTGGAAGCCCGGCGTGCAACTGCTGCCAATGACGGATGACCGGGTCGAGACGCACGTTCTCGTCGAGGACGGGGAGGGTCGCAGGGCCATCCACTTCCAGGAATGGTGGATCCGGCACCGCGCCGCTCTTCCGGCGTCGGAGATCGTTCTCGTCGGCGCGGAGGAGGCCGAACCGGCCCCAGGGGTGCTGGAGGAGATCGCCAGGGCCGACATCGTGCTGCTGCCGCCGTCGAATCCGGTGGTGAGCATCGGTTCCATCTTGAGCGTTCCGGGAATCCGCCAGGCGCTCAACGACTCGGTCGTAGTGGGGGTCTCGCCGATGATCGGCGGCACGGCCGTGCGCGGGATGGCCGACGCCTGCCTGGCCGCGATCAACGTGGAGTCCACCGCCCAGGCGGTCGCCGAGCACTACGGCCCGGATTTGCTCGACGGCTGGCTGGTGGACGACGTCGACGCCGATGCGCACGTCAAGGGCACCGAGATCAGATCTTGCCCCTTGTATATGAGCGACCCGGAGGCGACCGCGGCGATCGCGCGCGAGGCGCTCGACCTCGCCCTTGAGCTGAAGAGGCGGCAAACGTGA